A window of Acidimicrobiia bacterium contains these coding sequences:
- a CDS encoding TIGR03668 family PPOX class F420-dependent oxidoreductase, with protein MSPEECIERMTSAPVAVLGTIGGKGAHLVPIVFALDGPNRLVTAVDHKPKSTRALRRLDNIRTDPRVTVLASGYHDDWDRLWWVRAEGTARVDDDPEAVAAAARLLAEKYPQYGVTPPAGPLIDVTVGRWSGWTAT; from the coding sequence GTGAGCCCCGAGGAGTGCATCGAGCGCATGACGAGCGCCCCTGTGGCGGTGCTCGGAACCATCGGTGGGAAGGGGGCGCACCTCGTGCCGATCGTCTTCGCTCTCGACGGCCCGAACCGCCTGGTCACGGCCGTCGACCACAAGCCGAAGTCGACCCGTGCCCTGCGACGCCTCGACAACATCCGCACCGACCCGCGGGTGACGGTGCTCGCCAGTGGCTACCACGACGACTGGGACCGCCTCTGGTGGGTGAGGGCCGAGGGCACCGCCCGCGTAGACGACGACCCCGAGGCCGTTGCCGCCGCCGCCCGCCTGCTGGCAGAGAAGTACCCGCAGTACGGGGTGACACCACCGGCAGGCCCGCTCATCGACGTCACGGTCGGGCGTTGGTCCGGATGGACGGCCACGTGA
- a CDS encoding NAD(P) transhydrogenase subunit alpha yields MRVGIPRERAANERRVAIVPATAATLRDWGWDVDVERAAGVAAGFPDDAYEASGATIVDRVAGLDVLACVGPPATELLDAVSDGGIVVGFLEPYTNENLMRSMGERRLTALAVEAMPRTTLAQSMDALSSQANLAGYAAVLAAAQASPKLLPMMVTAAGTIAPARVLILGVGVAGLQAIATAKRLGAVVHAYDIRTDTKEQVESLGARFVEAPTAASDDAGYATEVTEDTQAAQHAALAPFVADADIVVTTALIPGRPAPLLVTDDMIESMHPGAVIFDMAAATGGNVSMTRPDEVVVHNGVAIHGPTSLVSLVAADASRMYSRNLQNLLERMRATEDGRVDIEDEILGGCAVMHAGEARNDRTKALLGAHP; encoded by the coding sequence ATGCGCGTCGGGATCCCCAGAGAGCGGGCCGCCAACGAGCGGCGGGTTGCGATCGTCCCTGCGACTGCGGCCACGCTGCGCGACTGGGGATGGGACGTCGACGTCGAGCGCGCGGCAGGCGTGGCAGCCGGGTTCCCCGACGACGCCTACGAGGCATCCGGAGCGACAATCGTCGACCGGGTCGCCGGCCTCGACGTGCTGGCGTGTGTCGGTCCGCCGGCGACCGAGCTTCTCGACGCAGTCTCCGACGGCGGTATCGTCGTCGGGTTCCTCGAGCCGTACACGAACGAGAATCTCATGCGGTCGATGGGCGAGCGCAGGCTCACCGCGCTGGCCGTCGAGGCGATGCCGCGCACCACGCTCGCCCAATCGATGGACGCTCTTTCATCACAAGCGAACCTCGCCGGCTACGCCGCCGTCCTCGCCGCGGCGCAGGCGTCTCCGAAGCTGTTGCCGATGATGGTGACGGCCGCCGGGACCATCGCTCCGGCACGGGTGTTGATCCTCGGCGTCGGCGTTGCCGGCCTGCAGGCCATCGCGACTGCGAAACGGCTCGGAGCCGTGGTGCACGCCTACGACATCCGGACCGACACCAAGGAGCAGGTCGAGTCGCTCGGAGCCCGTTTCGTCGAAGCGCCGACGGCCGCATCTGACGACGCCGGCTATGCCACCGAGGTCACCGAGGACACCCAGGCAGCCCAGCACGCCGCCCTCGCCCCATTCGTCGCCGATGCGGACATCGTCGTCACCACGGCGCTGATCCCCGGCCGCCCAGCCCCACTGCTCGTCACAGACGACATGATCGAGTCGATGCATCCGGGAGCCGTGATCTTCGACATGGCAGCCGCAACGGGCGGGAACGTCTCGATGACCCGGCCGGATGAGGTGGTCGTCCACAACGGCGTCGCCATCCACGGGCCGACGAGCCTCGTGAGCCTGGTTGCGGCCGACGCCAGCAGGATGTACTCGAGGAACTTGCAGAACCTGCTCGAGCGGATGCGGGCGACAGAGGACGGCCGAGTCGACATCGAGGACGAGATCCTCGGCGGCTGCGCCGTCATGCACGCCGGGGAGGCTCGCAACGATCGAACGAAGGCCCTGCTGGGAGCGCACCCGTGA
- a CDS encoding NAD(P) transhydrogenase subunit alpha → MNPFIAGIVVFVLASYVGLEIISKVPPTLHTPLMSGANAISGITIVGAIVAAGVGSGAAATILGFLAVAAATINVVGGFLVTDRMLEMFKRRPERRR, encoded by the coding sequence GTGAACCCCTTCATCGCCGGCATCGTGGTGTTCGTTCTCGCCTCGTACGTCGGGCTCGAGATCATCTCGAAGGTTCCGCCGACACTGCACACACCCCTCATGTCGGGCGCCAACGCCATCTCCGGCATCACCATCGTCGGCGCCATCGTCGCCGCAGGCGTAGGGAGCGGCGCCGCTGCCACCATCCTCGGATTCCTCGCCGTCGCAGCCGCCACTATCAACGTCGTCGGCGGCTTCCTCGTGACGGACCGCATGCTCGAGATGTTCAAGAGGCGCCCGGAGCGGCGTCGATGA
- a CDS encoding NAD(P)(+) transhydrogenase (Re/Si-specific) subunit beta, which yields MTELLYLLSAVLFISGIKQLSSPRSARRGNQLAAVGMLLAIVVTLVDLEIVSWVPIVAGLVVGGAIGAFLALRVQMTAMPQLVAAFNGFGGIASALVALAELDRTGADFATETAATVALSIVIGTVTFSGSFVAYAKLQGLLPGRPLGFPGGQLLNAAVAVGIVAVGLWAVIGDAAPAYWILAALAFVIGILGVIPIGGADMPVVISLLNSLSGVAASMAGFVIGNSALIIAGALVGAAGFILTVLMGEAMNRSLANVLFSGFGGVVTAAGVMSDKPVKRATPDDVAIALAYAERVVLVPGYGMAVAQAQHAARDLAEELEGRGIDVRYAIHPVAGRMPGHMNVLLAEADVDYELLLDLEQSNPRFPQTDVVLIVGANDVVNSSARDDPASPIYGMPILDVDKASTVVVVKRSLSPGFAGIDNPLFYEDSTMMLFADGKEGLESVLSALADI from the coding sequence ATGACCGAGCTGCTCTACCTCCTCTCCGCCGTCCTCTTCATCTCGGGCATCAAGCAGCTCTCCTCCCCCCGGTCGGCTCGGCGGGGGAACCAGCTCGCGGCCGTCGGGATGCTCCTGGCGATCGTCGTGACGCTCGTCGACCTCGAGATCGTGTCGTGGGTGCCGATCGTGGCCGGACTCGTCGTCGGCGGCGCCATCGGAGCCTTCCTGGCACTGCGGGTGCAGATGACGGCGATGCCCCAGCTCGTCGCCGCCTTCAACGGGTTCGGCGGGATCGCGTCGGCGCTTGTGGCGCTCGCCGAGCTCGACAGGACGGGCGCCGACTTCGCGACGGAGACGGCCGCCACGGTTGCGCTCTCGATCGTCATCGGAACGGTGACGTTCAGCGGCAGCTTCGTGGCGTACGCCAAGCTGCAAGGGCTCCTGCCCGGGCGCCCGCTCGGATTCCCCGGTGGTCAGCTCCTGAACGCGGCGGTCGCGGTCGGCATCGTCGCCGTCGGCCTGTGGGCGGTGATCGGCGACGCCGCCCCGGCCTACTGGATCCTCGCCGCCCTCGCCTTCGTCATCGGCATACTCGGTGTCATCCCGATCGGGGGCGCCGACATGCCGGTCGTCATCTCGCTCCTCAACTCGCTGTCCGGCGTCGCAGCATCGATGGCGGGCTTCGTCATCGGGAACTCGGCGCTCATCATCGCCGGAGCCCTCGTCGGCGCGGCGGGCTTCATCCTGACAGTACTCATGGGAGAGGCGATGAACCGCTCGCTCGCCAATGTGCTCTTCTCCGGGTTCGGTGGTGTCGTCACTGCGGCGGGTGTGATGTCGGACAAGCCGGTCAAGCGCGCCACCCCCGACGACGTCGCCATCGCACTCGCCTACGCCGAGAGAGTCGTCCTCGTGCCGGGGTACGGGATGGCGGTGGCTCAAGCGCAGCACGCCGCCCGCGATCTCGCCGAGGAGCTGGAGGGCCGCGGCATCGACGTCCGATACGCCATTCACCCGGTCGCCGGGCGCATGCCGGGTCACATGAACGTGCTGCTCGCCGAGGCGGACGTCGACTACGAGCTGCTCCTCGACCTCGAGCAATCGAACCCGCGGTTCCCGCAGACCGATGTCGTGCTGATCGTCGGGGCGAACGACGTCGTCAACTCGTCGGCTCGCGACGACCCTGCGAGCCCGATATACGGGATGCCGATCCTCGACGTCGACAAGGCGAGCACCGTCGTGGTCGTCAAGCGCAGCCTCTCCCCCGGCTTCGCAGGCATCGACAACCCGCTGTTCTACGAGGACAGCACCATGATGCTGTTCGCCGACGGCAAGGAGGGGCTCGAGTCGGTGCTCAGCGCGCTGGCCGACATCTGA
- a CDS encoding nitroreductase family protein, whose product MDFYEAVRVRRMVRNYAEAPVDPAAIERIVDAARRSPSAGHSQGFCFVVVTDEATRHRIAEIADEPEYVAAGFDPWISRAPVHIVIGTSEEVYRSRYREPDKSEDGSDMDWPVPYWWVDAGGAMLAVLLAAVAEGLAAGFLGSHTMSELEALLGIPDDVALIGIVTIGHPATDRRSGSLARGWRPGVVHHERWGS is encoded by the coding sequence ATGGACTTCTACGAGGCCGTCCGGGTGCGCCGCATGGTGCGCAACTACGCGGAGGCGCCTGTCGACCCGGCGGCCATCGAACGCATCGTCGATGCTGCCAGGCGCTCCCCATCGGCGGGTCACAGCCAGGGATTCTGCTTCGTCGTCGTCACCGACGAGGCGACGAGGCACAGGATCGCAGAGATCGCGGACGAGCCCGAGTACGTCGCGGCGGGCTTCGATCCGTGGATCTCGCGGGCTCCGGTCCACATCGTGATCGGCACGAGCGAGGAGGTGTACCGATCGCGCTACCGAGAGCCGGACAAGAGCGAGGACGGATCGGACATGGACTGGCCCGTGCCGTACTGGTGGGTCGACGCCGGAGGGGCCATGCTCGCCGTCCTCCTGGCGGCGGTCGCCGAGGGCCTCGCGGCCGGGTTCCTCGGCTCCCACACCATGAGCGAGCTCGAGGCGCTGCTCGGGATCCCGGACGACGTTGCGCTGATCGGCATCGTCACCATCGGACACCCTGCGACCGACAGGCGGTCGGGAAGTCTCGCCAGAGGATGGCGGCCGGGCGTCGTCCACCATGAGCGCTGGGGCAGCTAG
- a CDS encoding methionine adenosyltransferase — protein MNLFVTRREPYNPAVEFVERKGAGHPDTICDHLAEELARELARNYIEHTGYVQHFNVDKAVLAAGSVEVGFGDGHHTKASRLVLVGKADSLGDWAPDPSRLAVEWKSKLLEILPEAGEEAFDVEIWLNQSSPDLQSVVTENAHAAPLANDTSFAAVSTPHSALEETVYRVEKLLNSPTYRQGVPIGRDIKVMGARVESDVRLTVAVPVLARKVSNRAEYDEILETVRRTAAEQSAELLGSSVDVRVNQADLAESPYLTLTGTSAEAGDDGQVGRGNRFGGLITPYRPMSLEAAAGKNPAAHVGKTYHAVAADIAERLIAETAVTETTIRLLSSIGHPVTDPQAAHVEVAGDVDDAAVMTIVRECFADWSGVRDRIIAGRYELY, from the coding sequence ATGAATCTCTTCGTCACCCGACGCGAGCCGTACAACCCTGCGGTCGAGTTCGTCGAGCGCAAGGGCGCCGGTCACCCCGACACGATCTGTGATCACCTCGCCGAGGAGCTGGCCAGGGAGCTGGCACGCAACTACATCGAGCACACCGGGTACGTGCAGCACTTCAACGTCGACAAGGCGGTCCTGGCGGCCGGGTCGGTCGAGGTCGGGTTCGGCGACGGCCACCACACGAAGGCGTCGCGGCTCGTCCTCGTCGGCAAGGCCGACTCGCTCGGGGACTGGGCGCCCGATCCCTCCCGGCTCGCCGTCGAGTGGAAGAGCAAGCTGCTCGAGATCCTCCCGGAAGCCGGCGAGGAAGCATTCGACGTCGAGATCTGGCTCAACCAATCGTCGCCGGACCTGCAGTCGGTCGTGACGGAGAACGCCCACGCCGCCCCACTCGCCAACGACACGTCGTTCGCGGCCGTGTCGACACCTCACTCGGCGCTCGAGGAGACGGTGTATCGCGTCGAGAAGCTCCTGAACAGCCCGACGTACCGACAGGGGGTACCGATCGGGCGCGACATCAAGGTGATGGGGGCCAGGGTCGAATCGGACGTCAGGCTGACCGTCGCCGTGCCGGTGCTGGCGCGCAAGGTGTCGAACAGGGCCGAGTACGACGAGATCCTCGAGACCGTTCGCCGGACCGCCGCCGAGCAGTCGGCCGAGCTGCTCGGGTCGTCCGTCGACGTGCGCGTCAACCAGGCCGACCTCGCCGAGAGCCCGTACCTCACGCTCACGGGCACGTCCGCTGAGGCGGGCGACGACGGCCAAGTGGGCCGCGGCAACCGCTTCGGTGGGCTCATCACCCCATACAGGCCGATGAGCCTCGAGGCGGCAGCAGGCAAGAACCCCGCTGCTCACGTCGGCAAGACGTACCACGCCGTCGCCGCCGACATCGCCGAGCGGCTGATCGCCGAAACCGCCGTCACCGAGACGACGATTCGCTTGCTGTCGTCGATCGGCCATCCCGTGACCGACCCGCAGGCCGCCCACGTCGAGGTGGCCGGTGACGTCGACGACGCCGCCGTCATGACGATCGTCCGGGAGTGCTTCGCCGACTGGAGCGGCGTCCGGGATCGGATCATCGCCGGTCGGTACGAGCTGTACTGA
- the kynU gene encoding kynureninase: protein MDRADAAGLDGDDPLASFRNAFVIADDDLVYLDGNSLGRLPVATLDRIHETVADQWGVGLVRSWHDWIALPQQVGDELAPIIGAAPGEVLISDQTSLNLFKLASAAVTVERPDIVTDSTNFPSDIYVLDSVARAAGGRLIVVDCDDVEGPSIDRIEQHLSESVGVVALSHVAFKSAAIADMATITAAAHRAGALALWDLSHSAGAVPVALDDCEADLAVGCTYKHLNGGPGAPAFLYVAERLQRTLRQPIAGWWGHATMFEFTLDYRPAADLRRFAVGTPSIVALRAAAVGIGLTAKAGVEAIRAKNTSLTSLLVERYDARLARIGFTLGSPRDAAARGSHVSLRHGEASRITQALIERSIVPDFRAPDNIRIGVAGLYTTHVEVWDAVEALAQIVERREYERFAADISGVT, encoded by the coding sequence GTGGATCGCGCCGATGCCGCAGGCCTCGACGGCGACGACCCCCTCGCATCGTTTCGCAACGCCTTCGTCATCGCAGACGACGATCTCGTGTATCTCGACGGGAACTCACTCGGCAGGCTGCCGGTCGCCACCCTCGACCGGATCCACGAGACGGTCGCCGACCAATGGGGGGTGGGACTGGTTCGAAGCTGGCACGATTGGATCGCGCTGCCACAGCAGGTGGGCGATGAGCTGGCACCCATCATCGGTGCAGCCCCCGGGGAGGTCCTCATCAGCGATCAGACCTCGCTCAACCTCTTCAAGCTGGCGAGCGCCGCCGTGACGGTCGAGAGGCCCGACATCGTCACGGATTCGACGAACTTCCCTTCGGACATCTACGTGCTCGACTCCGTCGCTCGAGCAGCAGGGGGACGCCTGATCGTCGTCGATTGCGACGACGTCGAGGGACCGTCGATCGACCGCATCGAGCAGCACCTGAGCGAGAGTGTCGGCGTCGTCGCCCTGTCCCACGTCGCCTTCAAGTCGGCGGCCATCGCCGACATGGCGACCATCACGGCCGCGGCGCATCGGGCGGGAGCGCTGGCGCTCTGGGACCTCAGCCACTCTGCCGGCGCCGTCCCGGTCGCCCTCGACGACTGCGAGGCGGACCTCGCCGTGGGGTGCACGTACAAGCACCTCAATGGCGGCCCGGGGGCGCCCGCATTCCTCTATGTCGCCGAGCGCCTCCAGCGGACGCTCCGCCAGCCGATAGCGGGCTGGTGGGGGCACGCAACCATGTTCGAGTTCACGCTCGACTACCGGCCGGCCGCCGACCTGCGGCGCTTCGCTGTGGGAACTCCATCGATCGTCGCGCTGCGTGCCGCGGCGGTCGGCATCGGGCTGACCGCCAAGGCCGGCGTCGAAGCCATCAGGGCGAAGAACACCAGCCTGACGTCGCTCCTCGTCGAGAGGTACGACGCCCGGTTGGCGCGCATCGGCTTCACCCTCGGCTCTCCCCGGGATGCTGCCGCCCGCGGCTCACACGTGAGCCTGCGCCACGGTGAGGCGAGCCGCATCACCCAGGCGCTCATCGAACGGTCGATCGTCCCCGACTTTCGAGCTCCGGACAACATCCGGATCGGAGTCGCCGGCCTGTACACCACCCACGTCGAGGTCTGGGACGCCGTCGAGGCACTGGCGCAGATCGTCGAGCGCCGCGAGTACGAGCGGTTCGCCGCCGACATCTCCGGCGTCACCTAG